A single genomic interval of Halobacillus halophilus DSM 2266 harbors:
- a CDS encoding metal ABC transporter solute-binding protein, Zn/Mn family: MKHILRTSMLVILIIILAACANDEATSNEEGNKDEGADEELKIFTTVYPLQYFTKQIAGDQASVESILPPGSDPHTYEPTTKEMVEIAEADAFIYNGAGLEPYAKQISDSIKSEDIKILEAAKGIDLEAHVHNHEEEGNEEGAHEGHNHGDQDPHVWLDPISSVQLAEHIKETLVELNPEQEEAFTKNFEELKGELEILDQEFHSQLEDLPQNKFIVSHAAYGYWEQAYGIEQIAVSGLSPTNEPSQKELENIIEKAEKHNLNHVFFEQNVTPKVAEVVRKEIGAETLRLHNVAVLTEEDIKNEETYLSLMKHNLEQLTKALSNSKSGDSSESEEQSDSDHGHSHGGDEEAQKIYDGYFEDSQVKDRPLSDWEGDWQSVYPYHEDGTLDEVYTHNAEDSEDMTAEEYKEYYEKGYKTDVDRIVIDGATVTFYKDGEEKFGEYTSDGYEILAYEVGNRGVRYIFKLKEEKEGLPQYIQFSDHSIDPTDADHYHLYWGDDREALLDEVTHWPTYYPSDRSGDEIVHAMMQH; encoded by the coding sequence ATGAAACATATATTACGTACATCCATGCTCGTTATACTTATTATCATTCTAGCTGCGTGTGCAAATGATGAGGCGACCAGCAATGAAGAAGGCAACAAAGACGAAGGTGCAGACGAGGAACTAAAGATTTTTACAACTGTTTATCCGCTGCAGTATTTTACTAAGCAAATTGCAGGAGATCAAGCTTCGGTGGAATCCATACTGCCGCCTGGATCGGATCCGCATACATATGAACCCACGACTAAAGAGATGGTGGAAATTGCGGAGGCGGATGCATTTATTTATAACGGCGCAGGGTTAGAACCTTACGCCAAGCAAATCTCAGATTCTATTAAGTCTGAAGATATAAAAATCCTGGAAGCTGCGAAGGGAATCGACTTAGAAGCACACGTTCATAACCATGAAGAAGAGGGAAACGAAGAAGGTGCTCATGAGGGACATAACCATGGGGATCAAGACCCGCACGTCTGGCTCGACCCGATCAGCTCTGTTCAATTAGCTGAACACATTAAGGAAACGCTTGTGGAGCTAAACCCTGAGCAAGAAGAAGCCTTTACTAAAAACTTTGAGGAACTCAAAGGGGAGCTTGAAATCTTAGATCAGGAGTTTCATAGCCAGCTAGAAGATTTACCTCAGAATAAATTTATTGTTTCGCATGCCGCTTATGGATATTGGGAGCAGGCTTATGGGATTGAACAGATTGCCGTGTCAGGTCTGAGCCCTACAAACGAGCCGTCACAAAAAGAACTGGAAAATATTATCGAAAAGGCTGAGAAGCATAACTTGAATCATGTATTTTTCGAACAGAATGTAACACCGAAAGTCGCCGAAGTTGTCAGGAAAGAAATTGGAGCTGAAACCTTACGTCTTCACAACGTAGCTGTATTAACCGAGGAAGACATTAAAAATGAAGAGACTTATTTGAGTCTCATGAAGCACAATTTAGAACAATTAACTAAAGCATTATCTAATTCCAAATCAGGCGATTCTTCTGAAAGCGAAGAGCAGAGCGACAGCGACCATGGTCATAGTCACGGGGGTGATGAAGAAGCTCAGAAAATCTATGATGGTTATTTTGAAGACAGTCAAGTGAAGGACCGTCCGCTATCGGATTGGGAAGGAGACTGGCAGTCCGTTTATCCTTACCACGAGGATGGAACACTGGATGAAGTGTACACTCATAATGCGGAAGATTCCGAGGACATGACTGCAGAAGAGTATAAAGAATACTACGAGAAAGGCTACAAGACGGATGTAGACCGAATTGTCATTGATGGAGCTACCGTCACCTTTTATAAAGATGGTGAAGAAAAATTCGGCGAATACACGTCTGATGGATATGAAATTTTGGCGTATGAAGTAGGAAACAGAGGGGTAAGGTACATCTTTAAGCTTAAAGAAGAGAAGGAAGGACTTCCTCAGTATATTCAATTTAGCGATCATAGTATCGATCCGACAGATGCTGATCATTATCACCTGTATTGGGGCGATGACCGCGAAGCTTTATTAGATGAAGTTACTCACTGGCCTACCTACTATCCGTCCGATAGGAGTGGCGATGAAATTGTTCATGCCATGATGCAGCATTAA
- a CDS encoding YehS family protein, translating into MDNNDIVIRLRYALDIKDQDMAEIFRLGGENLTTEEVGKVLTKLEDIDEEEENEDYIKCTNSMLESFLNGLITFKRGPQEPKPGQPNKPDRSIKNQSSVNNVMLKKVKIALKLTAEDIIDILDEVNVKITKGEVSALLRKEGHKNYRQFGDQYARNFLQGLTIRYRG; encoded by the coding sequence ATGGATAATAACGACATCGTTATAAGATTAAGATACGCGCTTGATATAAAGGATCAGGATATGGCAGAGATCTTTAGGCTGGGCGGCGAGAATCTCACTACCGAAGAAGTCGGTAAGGTGCTCACCAAATTAGAGGATATCGATGAGGAAGAAGAAAATGAAGATTACATTAAATGTACGAACAGTATGCTGGAATCGTTCTTGAATGGACTAATCACGTTCAAACGAGGGCCTCAGGAACCGAAACCCGGACAACCCAATAAGCCCGACCGTTCGATTAAGAATCAGTCCAGTGTGAATAACGTCATGCTGAAAAAAGTGAAAATAGCGCTCAAATTAACGGCCGAGGATATTATCGACATTCTGGATGAAGTGAATGTGAAAATTACGAAAGGGGAAGTCAGTGCATTGCTTCGAAAAGAAGGGCACAAGAATTATCGTCAGTTTGGTGATCAGTATGCGCGGAATTTCCTGCAGGGATTGACGATTAGGTACAGAGGTTAA
- a CDS encoding copper resistance CopC family protein encodes MKFKSILFLLLMMVIPFQVEAHTHLESSEPEAGEEISAENPTITLTFDSAVQEPNVIRVTDETGAETTIENIAHSPENVIEITLPEEITGGELDLFYSIVGADGHVMEDELPFTYEGTEEAEATEDTEETAQSEKEAEEQAEEQAAAEDTESESQESQTQETEETQSESAEDSQSSSLMPVLIVVLIGVAVAGFLIVRKKG; translated from the coding sequence ATGAAATTTAAATCTATACTTTTTCTTCTGCTTATGATGGTCATCCCATTTCAAGTGGAAGCTCATACTCATTTAGAAAGCTCAGAACCTGAAGCAGGGGAGGAAATCTCTGCTGAAAACCCAACGATTACGCTAACGTTTGATTCAGCTGTCCAAGAGCCGAATGTTATCAGAGTGACGGACGAGACAGGGGCGGAAACAACAATTGAAAATATTGCTCATTCTCCGGAAAATGTCATTGAAATCACGCTTCCTGAAGAAATAACCGGAGGAGAATTGGACTTATTTTACAGCATTGTTGGCGCAGACGGACATGTGATGGAAGACGAACTTCCTTTTACTTATGAAGGTACGGAAGAAGCTGAGGCTACAGAAGACACGGAAGAAACTGCCCAATCTGAAAAAGAAGCCGAAGAGCAAGCTGAAGAACAAGCGGCAGCGGAAGATACAGAGTCTGAGTCGCAGGAATCCCAGACACAGGAAACAGAAGAAACTCAAAGTGAATCTGCGGAAGATTCTCAGTCCTCTTCGCTTATGCCTGTGCTGATTGTTGTGTTGATTGGTGTCGCTGTGGCTGGATTTTTAATAGTTAGGAAGAAAGGATGA
- a CDS encoding copper resistance D family protein, whose amino-acid sequence MIYALTNGGLYVCFSILLGTNILALLSPAHKVEIAIRRHILTLLAVLIPVITIIPVLELTMTLDGYRDTGILSSFIHVLTELDSGRVWGILLLLVLFYIGINLFSTQSKGTYLVGIFLIVSMIFVHCTSGHGANIEGYKGTLYHTFHMLAVCAWAGILLVVSWFSSNDENWRPFVHWFTRFAVVSVLILTITGIIMSFLFTESIVSSWTLPYGQALLIKHLLFFAMLTFAFMNGFLIKKKVENTPSFSPRKWWRAESFLILSIFSVTGFMTEQETPQNIAQSLSRQEPSLLFQTFTSVDVSHELMLSPNLMSALFAFFSLVFIAMTIYSFIKRESTMAALFMVAMAVFSLYVSLMNSVAHIV is encoded by the coding sequence ATGATTTACGCGTTAACGAACGGAGGGTTGTATGTATGCTTCTCTATTCTATTAGGGACGAACATACTGGCTCTTCTTTCTCCTGCCCATAAAGTGGAGATTGCGATCAGAAGACATATCTTAACCCTCCTGGCAGTACTTATCCCTGTCATTACTATTATCCCTGTCCTGGAACTTACGATGACGCTGGATGGGTACAGAGACACAGGGATCTTATCAAGTTTTATCCATGTGCTGACGGAATTAGACTCAGGACGAGTGTGGGGAATTCTTCTACTTCTCGTTCTTTTCTATATTGGTATAAACCTATTTTCGACACAGAGTAAGGGAACTTACCTCGTAGGAATATTTTTAATTGTGTCTATGATATTCGTTCATTGTACGTCCGGGCATGGGGCTAATATCGAGGGGTACAAAGGCACTTTATATCACACGTTTCACATGCTTGCGGTTTGCGCCTGGGCTGGCATTTTATTAGTGGTCAGCTGGTTTTCCTCAAATGATGAGAATTGGCGACCGTTTGTTCATTGGTTTACGCGCTTTGCAGTAGTCAGCGTATTGATTCTTACGATAACAGGGATTATCATGAGCTTTCTTTTTACCGAGAGTATCGTATCTTCCTGGACTCTCCCTTATGGGCAAGCGCTTTTGATCAAACATCTGTTATTCTTTGCTATGCTCACCTTTGCCTTTATGAATGGATTTCTAATCAAAAAGAAAGTGGAAAATACTCCTTCTTTTTCTCCCCGAAAATGGTGGAGAGCTGAAAGTTTTCTGATTCTGTCTATTTTCAGTGTGACGGGATTTATGACTGAGCAGGAGACCCCTCAAAATATTGCTCAATCATTAAGCAGGCAAGAACCATCTTTGCTGTTTCAGACGTTTACTTCTGTAGATGTCAGCCATGAGCTAATGCTTTCTCCTAATCTGATGAGTGCTCTTTTTGCATTCTTTTCATTGGTTTTCATAGCTATGACTATTTATTCTTTTATAAAAAGAGAATCAACGATGGCCGCATTATTCATGGTTGCCATGGCCGTGTTTAGTTTGTACGTCAGCCTCATGAACAGTGTGGCGCACATCGTATAA
- a CDS encoding DUF3889 domain-containing protein, with the protein MHSHYYPGPYGYPYIPAHYQQPSYSRHPHPDYFPNHQSYYDYRQPVRGQATWTEGGAVTQCGIPWSNNQYMTAAVGSNSPYQCGQAIKVRNVSNGRVVIVTVVDKVPNYPANKINLHRKAFEALGANIDLGIINVDITASPELEEEKWGKYLLEIIQAAYPNYNVTDYSKVSKNQVNGGQIREVFKFVMTSPQETTNIQGSVVYNPNTDRISSINFKEV; encoded by the coding sequence ATGCATTCTCATTATTACCCCGGGCCTTACGGCTATCCGTATATACCTGCCCATTATCAACAGCCTTCTTATTCACGTCATCCTCATCCTGACTACTTTCCGAACCATCAAAGTTATTATGACTACAGACAACCTGTTCGAGGTCAGGCCACATGGACCGAAGGCGGAGCCGTCACCCAATGCGGCATTCCCTGGTCCAACAACCAGTATATGACCGCGGCTGTAGGAAGCAATTCCCCGTACCAATGCGGTCAGGCAATCAAAGTGCGTAATGTTTCGAACGGAAGAGTCGTAATTGTAACGGTGGTCGACAAAGTGCCGAATTATCCAGCCAATAAAATAAATCTCCATAGAAAAGCTTTTGAAGCTCTCGGTGCCAATATTGATTTAGGCATTATTAATGTAGATATTACTGCCTCTCCTGAGCTCGAGGAAGAAAAGTGGGGGAAATACTTGCTTGAAATCATTCAGGCAGCCTACCCGAACTATAACGTAACGGATTATAGTAAGGTTAGTAAAAATCAGGTAAACGGAGGACAAATTCGAGAAGTCTTTAAATTTGTCATGACATCCCCTCAGGAAACGACCAATATTCAGGGATCAGTCGTTTATAATCCGAATACAGACCGAATTAGTTCCATTAATTTTAAAGAAGTATAA
- a CDS encoding ABC transporter substrate-binding protein → MKIRPIRQGILSGIMVSLLLVAGCSSDESAGDSDEVTLVYARGVDTTEGNAKLIEAFEEEHPNINIKYREMPSDSGQQHDQYVTTLSGRSAEIDVFDADVVWPAEFAQAGYVMGLDRFIEEDNIDMGKYFEGTVDSVTFNGRTWAMPKFTDAGLLYYRSDIVDEPPETWDELSEMAGNLQGEAGTNFGYVMQANQYEGIVVNAIEFIHAYGGAVINDVGEVVVDSPEAIEGIRKMTEIAQSDYVPNNILNFTELETETAFIQGNTVFARNWPYMQASSANEEKSDVAGDVGFSLLPKGDEQSASTLGGWVTMINKYTEHPEAAWEFVKFMTGKEGQKISATVGGTAPTIKSLYDDEAVKEASPVFANEAFVETLQNAVPRPVTPNYPKITDIIQIEISKALAGDVSPEQAAQNLQREIESVVNE, encoded by the coding sequence ATGAAAATAAGACCAATCAGGCAGGGGATATTATCGGGAATTATGGTGAGCCTTCTGCTTGTGGCAGGGTGCAGCTCGGACGAATCAGCAGGAGACAGTGATGAAGTTACCCTTGTGTATGCGAGAGGTGTCGACACCACGGAAGGAAACGCGAAGTTGATTGAAGCTTTTGAAGAAGAGCATCCGAACATCAACATCAAGTACCGTGAGATGCCTTCGGATAGTGGTCAGCAGCATGATCAGTATGTGACGACCCTGAGTGGCCGAAGTGCAGAAATTGATGTTTTTGATGCGGACGTTGTATGGCCGGCGGAATTTGCTCAGGCCGGTTATGTGATGGGGTTAGACCGGTTTATCGAAGAGGATAACATCGATATGGGTAAATATTTTGAAGGAACCGTTGATTCCGTTACGTTTAATGGCCGCACGTGGGCCATGCCGAAGTTTACCGATGCCGGCTTATTGTATTATCGAAGCGATATTGTAGATGAGCCTCCGGAGACCTGGGATGAACTGAGTGAAATGGCAGGTAATCTCCAGGGAGAAGCGGGGACCAACTTTGGTTATGTGATGCAGGCGAACCAGTATGAAGGGATTGTCGTGAATGCGATTGAGTTCATCCATGCCTATGGTGGAGCGGTTATCAATGATGTAGGAGAAGTAGTCGTGGATAGTCCGGAAGCGATTGAAGGGATTCGCAAAATGACTGAAATTGCGCAGTCCGACTACGTTCCGAACAACATTTTGAATTTTACCGAACTGGAAACGGAAACCGCCTTTATTCAAGGGAATACGGTTTTCGCCCGGAACTGGCCTTATATGCAGGCTTCTTCGGCTAATGAGGAAAAATCAGACGTTGCCGGAGACGTCGGATTCTCCTTGCTGCCAAAAGGAGATGAGCAGTCAGCGTCTACACTGGGCGGCTGGGTCACGATGATTAATAAATACACCGAACATCCAGAAGCTGCCTGGGAATTTGTTAAGTTCATGACTGGAAAAGAAGGGCAGAAAATTAGTGCTACTGTAGGTGGAACGGCTCCGACGATTAAATCTCTTTATGATGATGAAGCAGTAAAAGAAGCTTCGCCGGTTTTTGCAAATGAGGCCTTTGTTGAGACATTACAGAATGCTGTGCCTCGCCCGGTGACACCGAATTATCCGAAAATCACCGACATTATTCAGATTGAAATTTCTAAAGCCTTGGCTGGAGATGTCTCGCCAGAACAAGCGGCGCAGAATCTGCAAAGAGAGATAGAGAGTGTAGTCAACGAATAA
- a CDS encoding carbohydrate ABC transporter permease yields MSKRRFSLSEKQLGYAMVAPSLILIAVIVLWPIMLSFWNSLFDYRLNDPSLSQRTLGSEINMERYADNYDFVNKTIEEILAGSSTEEVTSEVENIQQGINERHRTFLAEGDHEAKFNEVLETVRSHYAVKDQSLKYVSIDESFKEDYSAYLTERSEALASLSSEQDGEIATRLSDLSGQMKLMDSSFMKENFVGFGNYAQYLQEPRLWSSIGVTTLFTVISVFFELVLGLAIALLINRAFIGRGAVRASVLVPWAIPTAVSAMIWKFLYDGQSGVVAHYFEQLGIIQDAGQLLTTSAGAIFSIIFTDVWKTTPYMALLLLAGLQTIPNQLYESAQVDGANAWNRFYKITLPMLRSTILVALLFRTLDAFRVFDLIYVLTGGGPANATEAVSVYAYKVLFAQQNFGAGSALSVIVFICVAIISTLFIRFIGSDLMAGKQKG; encoded by the coding sequence ATGAGTAAGCGTCGATTCTCGCTTAGCGAGAAGCAGCTCGGGTATGCGATGGTAGCACCTTCCTTAATACTAATCGCTGTCATCGTATTGTGGCCGATCATGTTGTCGTTTTGGAACAGCTTGTTTGATTACCGTCTGAATGACCCCTCCTTATCCCAGCGTACGCTCGGGAGTGAGATTAACATGGAGCGGTATGCGGACAACTACGATTTTGTAAACAAGACGATAGAAGAAATTCTTGCGGGGTCTAGTACGGAAGAAGTAACTAGTGAAGTAGAAAATATTCAGCAGGGAATCAATGAACGGCATCGTACATTCCTTGCAGAGGGCGATCATGAAGCGAAGTTTAATGAAGTGTTGGAAACAGTGCGATCGCATTATGCCGTAAAGGATCAATCGCTGAAATACGTATCCATAGATGAATCCTTTAAGGAAGATTATTCTGCTTACTTAACTGAACGATCGGAGGCACTGGCGTCGCTTTCAAGCGAACAGGATGGCGAGATAGCGACCAGGCTAAGCGACTTATCCGGTCAAATGAAACTAATGGACTCAAGTTTTATGAAGGAGAACTTTGTCGGCTTTGGGAATTACGCTCAGTACCTTCAAGAACCTAGACTATGGTCATCCATTGGCGTAACCACGTTATTTACAGTCATTTCAGTATTTTTTGAACTGGTTTTAGGACTGGCCATTGCGCTTCTAATTAACCGGGCTTTTATCGGAAGAGGAGCGGTTCGTGCGTCAGTACTGGTCCCGTGGGCGATACCAACGGCCGTGTCTGCGATGATTTGGAAATTCCTTTACGATGGTCAGTCGGGAGTGGTCGCTCACTATTTCGAGCAGCTCGGAATCATTCAGGATGCCGGTCAGTTGCTGACAACGAGTGCGGGAGCGATCTTCTCCATTATTTTCACAGATGTGTGGAAAACGACACCTTACATGGCGCTACTATTACTGGCAGGTTTGCAGACCATTCCTAATCAGTTGTATGAATCTGCGCAAGTGGATGGAGCCAACGCCTGGAACCGTTTTTACAAGATCACCCTTCCAATGCTCCGTTCCACCATTCTCGTGGCGCTGTTATTCCGAACACTGGATGCCTTCCGGGTATTTGATTTGATTTACGTATTAACGGGAGGAGGACCAGCCAATGCGACAGAGGCTGTTTCCGTGTACGCCTACAAAGTTTTATTCGCACAGCAGAACTTCGGAGCAGGATCCGCTCTATCCGTAATTGTCTTTATCTGTGTAGCGATTATCAGTACGCTGTTTATCCGCTTTATCGGCTCTGATCTAATGGCAGGCAAACAAAAAGGTTAA
- a CDS encoding carbohydrate ABC transporter permease, which produces MQQKAGPWFYLFLIVFVFLVMFPFLWIFLTSIKPLGDIFGSPFAWFGSGISFQSYESALTTRPLLRYMLNSFIVSGATTILAIGCAAFTAYAVTRLPIRFKSVILGVVLASSMFPPIAIISPIYDFVTDFGLRNTYPGLVIPYITISLPLAIWILATFFQNIPYSLEESAKLDGATPFQTFRKIILPLAAPGVFTTAILVFIAAWNEYLFALTINTQDAMKTVPVGISLYQSQYSIPWGDITAATVLVTIPIVIIVLIFQRRIVAGLTSGSVKG; this is translated from the coding sequence ATGCAGCAAAAAGCAGGACCGTGGTTTTACCTGTTTCTAATAGTCTTTGTATTTCTTGTCATGTTTCCATTTCTATGGATATTCTTGACATCGATTAAGCCCCTCGGGGATATATTCGGATCACCTTTTGCGTGGTTCGGGTCCGGCATTTCTTTTCAATCGTATGAATCTGCTTTAACGACACGTCCGCTGCTTCGTTACATGCTGAACAGCTTTATTGTGTCCGGGGCAACGACGATTCTGGCTATCGGCTGTGCTGCTTTTACAGCTTATGCCGTGACGCGTCTGCCCATCCGGTTTAAGAGTGTGATTCTAGGCGTGGTGCTCGCTTCATCCATGTTCCCGCCCATTGCGATTATTTCGCCTATCTACGACTTTGTGACGGATTTTGGCTTGCGGAACACGTATCCAGGGCTTGTCATTCCTTACATCACCATCAGTCTACCGCTTGCGATCTGGATTCTGGCTACATTTTTCCAGAACATTCCCTATTCGCTTGAGGAGTCAGCGAAACTGGATGGAGCAACGCCGTTTCAGACGTTTAGAAAAATTATTTTACCGTTAGCCGCTCCCGGCGTATTTACGACAGCCATCCTGGTGTTTATTGCCGCCTGGAATGAGTACTTATTTGCTCTCACGATTAATACACAGGATGCGATGAAAACGGTGCCGGTTGGAATCTCCCTTTACCAGAGTCAATATTCCATTCCATGGGGAGATATAACGGCGGCAACCGTTCTGGTGACGATTCCAATTGTCATCATCGTGCTGATTTTCCAGAGACGGATTGTAGCTGGACTCACCTCTGGTTCTGTAAAAGGATAA
- a CDS encoding glycoside hydrolase family 13 protein: MERKWWKEGVVYQVYPRSFNDSNGDGIGDLRGITQKLDYLKDLGVDILWLSPVYESPNDDNGYDISNYRAIMEEFGTMEDWENMLGEIHKREMRLVMDLVVNHSSDEHAWFQESRKSKDNPYRDYYIWRDGKNGAEPNNWVSFFSGSAWDYDEATGQYYLHLFTDKQPDLNWENEQVRQEVYDMMNFWMDKGIDGFRMDVINLISKTPGLPDAEVTNKDNKYQWGGEHFVNGPRFMEFMNEMNEQALKHYDVMTVGETPMVKPEDGAAFTDEESGVLSMVFQFDHMEIDGDPGSQEGKWSVKPWKLSKMKEIMTNWQTSLNGKGWNSLYLENHDQPRSVSRFGDAEEYHQESAKMLATFYQLMQGTPYIYQGQEIGMTNVQFDSIEDYRDVEIHNWYNEQVTEKGKDKQEIMHSIFVKGRDNARTPMQWSDENYAGFSDAEPWIKVNPNYTSINVKQQQEDEESILNYYKELIKVRKSHDVLIYGSYQLLDPEDEQIYAYTRELDGEKALIVANFTNEAIDYSVSESFPVEQAERLIGNYPSEQEEGGTLQLKPYEARVYRVQTS; the protein is encoded by the coding sequence ATGGAAAGAAAATGGTGGAAAGAAGGCGTCGTCTATCAAGTATATCCAAGAAGCTTTAATGATTCGAATGGGGATGGCATCGGAGACTTGCGCGGGATCACACAGAAACTGGATTATTTAAAAGACTTAGGTGTGGATATTTTATGGCTGTCTCCAGTATATGAATCTCCTAACGATGACAATGGCTATGATATCAGTAATTATCGAGCCATTATGGAAGAGTTCGGAACAATGGAAGATTGGGAGAATATGCTCGGGGAGATTCATAAGCGGGAGATGAGGCTGGTAATGGACCTGGTGGTCAATCATTCATCTGATGAGCATGCGTGGTTTCAAGAGTCCCGTAAGTCTAAAGACAACCCCTATCGCGATTACTATATTTGGCGTGATGGAAAAAATGGTGCCGAACCAAATAACTGGGTATCCTTCTTCAGCGGGTCCGCCTGGGATTACGACGAGGCCACCGGTCAATATTACCTGCACCTGTTTACAGACAAACAGCCGGATTTAAACTGGGAGAATGAACAGGTCAGGCAGGAAGTGTATGACATGATGAACTTCTGGATGGATAAAGGCATCGATGGATTCCGGATGGATGTGATCAATTTAATCTCGAAAACCCCGGGTCTCCCGGATGCAGAAGTTACCAATAAAGATAACAAGTATCAATGGGGAGGCGAGCATTTCGTCAATGGTCCTCGTTTTATGGAGTTTATGAACGAGATGAATGAACAAGCGCTTAAGCATTATGACGTGATGACCGTAGGGGAAACCCCTATGGTGAAGCCTGAAGATGGAGCTGCGTTCACCGACGAGGAATCAGGCGTCCTGAGTATGGTTTTTCAATTCGATCATATGGAAATCGACGGCGATCCGGGAAGCCAGGAAGGAAAATGGTCGGTTAAACCGTGGAAGCTTTCCAAAATGAAAGAGATTATGACGAACTGGCAGACCAGCTTGAATGGAAAGGGATGGAATAGCCTGTATTTGGAAAATCACGACCAGCCCCGTTCCGTTTCAAGGTTTGGCGATGCGGAGGAGTATCATCAGGAGTCCGCTAAGATGCTTGCGACCTTCTACCAGTTGATGCAGGGAACGCCCTATATTTATCAGGGGCAGGAAATCGGCATGACCAACGTCCAATTTGATTCAATTGAGGACTATCGGGATGTCGAGATCCACAACTGGTATAACGAGCAGGTTACCGAGAAAGGGAAAGACAAGCAGGAAATCATGCATTCCATCTTTGTAAAAGGAAGAGACAATGCGCGCACTCCGATGCAATGGAGCGACGAGAACTACGCAGGCTTTTCAGACGCAGAACCATGGATCAAAGTAAATCCAAATTATACCTCGATCAACGTTAAGCAGCAGCAGGAAGATGAAGAGTCTATACTCAATTACTACAAAGAGCTTATAAAAGTGAGAAAGAGCCATGATGTGCTCATTTATGGATCGTACCAGCTTCTCGATCCTGAAGATGAGCAGATCTATGCTTATACAAGAGAGCTGGATGGAGAAAAAGCGCTGATCGTAGCGAACTTTACCAATGAAGCGATTGATTACTCCGTAAGCGAATCATTTCCGGTCGAACAGGCCGAGCGGCTGATCGGCAATTATCCTTCCGAGCAAGAAGAGGGTGGAACTCTTCAGCTGAAGCCTTATGAAGCTCGCGTGTACCGCGTGCAAACGTCATAG
- a CDS encoding GNAT family N-acetyltransferase, whose product MIFEAIDINKHRDTVVGFRKDSFYVSFGDTMGFGEEEEYLSWLDEKIRDFPEGFVLAKEDGKYIGQLELTIREYEGNNIGYVNLYFLTPEMRGKGKGKVLHQYAKQFFKNNEVREYHLRVSPSNNHAIKFYRSSGMDEVGPEVDGKVIRMKGYI is encoded by the coding sequence ATGATCTTTGAGGCAATTGACATAAATAAACATCGAGATACAGTAGTTGGATTTCGGAAAGATTCATTTTATGTAAGTTTTGGGGATACTATGGGTTTCGGTGAAGAAGAGGAATATTTAAGCTGGTTAGATGAAAAAATCAGAGATTTTCCTGAAGGTTTTGTATTAGCCAAAGAAGATGGTAAATATATCGGACAACTTGAATTAACTATTCGTGAATACGAAGGCAATAATATTGGGTATGTAAACTTGTACTTTTTAACACCCGAAATGCGTGGAAAGGGTAAAGGGAAAGTTTTACACCAATATGCAAAGCAATTCTTTAAAAACAATGAAGTTCGTGAGTATCATCTAAGAGTCTCTCCATCAAATAACCACGCGATCAAGTTTTATCGTTCATCCGGAATGGATGAAGTCGGTCCAGAAGTTGATGGAAAAGTAATTAGGATGAAAGGTTATATATAA
- a CDS encoding DUF4367 domain-containing protein, with protein MKILIALMVLGFPLGVKAMEIHYNHESLTISEIQSKVDFKILVPTNMPEGWTLDTKTSPDSNTIDQLSLHYMDEKDKNLMIAIHQKKSTKKSLRSGYKGEKVNLNGSTGYFMKWENVSTGGLLVWNQDGTYIEMDSQRISKEKMIKVATSMK; from the coding sequence ATGAAAATACTTATAGCTTTAATGGTTTTAGGTTTCCCGTTGGGAGTCAAAGCAATGGAAATACACTATAATCATGAGAGTCTCACTATTTCGGAAATACAAAGTAAAGTTGATTTTAAAATATTAGTTCCAACAAATATGCCTGAAGGATGGACGTTAGACACCAAAACATCCCCTGATTCAAATACAATAGACCAATTATCTTTACATTATATGGACGAAAAAGATAAAAATCTTATGATAGCAATTCACCAAAAGAAAAGCACTAAAAAGTCCTTGAGATCAGGCTACAAAGGAGAAAAAGTAAACTTAAATGGTTCTACAGGGTATTTTATGAAGTGGGAGAATGTCTCTACAGGTGGTTTACTTGTTTGGAATCAGGACGGGACTTATATCGAAATGGACAGTCAAAGAATATCTAAGGAAAAAATGATAAAGGTAGCTACATCTATGAAATAA